One window from the genome of Anguilla rostrata isolate EN2019 chromosome 5, ASM1855537v3, whole genome shotgun sequence encodes:
- the LOC135255635 gene encoding troponin I, fast skeletal muscle-like — protein sequence MTDKKMSASRKHHLKSAMLTIAKGLLETETQEKAQERIRYMEEICPPLSLPGSTQELQEFVKQLHHKIDTVDEERYDLERKVQKSEIEIQDMKIKIQDLKGKFKKPALRKVRMSADAMLQALLGSKHKVNMDLRANLKQVKKEVKEEDKELRDVGDWRKKLEDKAGMDGRKKMFETES from the exons ATGACGGA CAAAAAGATGTCGGCCAGTCGAAAGCATCACCTGAAG AGTGCGATGCTTACGATTGCAAAGGGCTTACTGGAAACAGAAACGCAAGAGAAAGCACAAGAGAGGATTAGATACATGGAAGAGATCTGCCCCCCTCTGTCCCTTCCCGGGTCTACGCAGGAACTACAG GAATTTGTCAAACAGCTCCACCATAAGATTGACACAGTGGATGAGGAGAGATATGATTTAGAAAGAAAAGTGCaaaagagtgaaattgag ATCCAGGATATGAAGATTAAAATTCAGGACCTGAAGGGAAAGTTCAAGAAGCCAGCTCTGAGGAAAGTGCGCATGTCTGCCGATGCCATGCTGCAAGCTCTGCTGGGCTCCAAGCACAAGGTCAACATGGACCTGAGGGCCAACCTGAAACAGGTCAAGAAGGAGGTCAAAGAGGAG GATAAGGAATTACGTGATGTCGGCGACTGGCGTAAGAAACTCGAGGACAAGGCTGGCATGGACGGCAGGAAGAAGATGTTTGAGACTGAGTCTTAA
- the LOC135255634 gene encoding uncharacterized protein LOC135255634 produces the protein MESIDKWNKDFIALRLLDKKLNSKRNGRTGKHLQNTFKIHGGLQSAITRSECATGSCPNLLMSRQEQPEQRQVAMALSPQLPPRANRPLCLSVSSDSSVSLKALETQEWKNNFKAQMEQAHSAGAASSTGSLERASLFCASGSTTASSSGLSSPVEPLSLSKNKSSSAFSRFSPPWNSSSESDSNPPSRSSSKKWRNRSRRGRAGGGAGVGVGGAGGRGEEATEPKQGGTEQFQHSEPVISKVTDYIYVGNVNAAYSGRTLCRNNIDSVVDMSSLPGESSLCLVPCTCSRRARHTWSRLKVDLGDRDPALERCSFEDINECITASAEKRRRVLVHCRDGYSLAPTCVIQYLMVRHNMRLVAAYELLRARHPVNITESHQNLLIGLEKALWPAASVDPESCKQAISRRVAWT, from the exons AAAAGGAACGGCCGGACAG GCAAACATCTTCAAAATACTTTCAAGATCCATGGTGGTTTACAGTCAGCCATAACACGATCAGAATGTGCTACTG GCTCCTGTCCAAACCTCCTCATGAGCAGGCAGGAACAGCCAGAGCAGCGGCAGGTCGCCATGGCGCTCTCCCCCCAGCTGCCTCCCCGTGCCAACCGGCCGCTTTGCCTCTCCGTCTCCTCTGACAGCAGCGTCTCCCTCAAGGCCCTGGAGACGCAGGAGTGGAAGAACAACTTCAAAGCCCAG ATGGAGCAGGCCCACAGTGCAGGAGCTGCCAGCAGTACTGGCTCCCTGGAGAGGGCGTCGTTGTTCTGTGCGTCAGGGTCCACCACAGCCTCCAGTTCGGGCCTCTCCAGTCCCGTGGAgccactctccctctccaagaacaagTCCTCCAGCGCCTTCTCTCGTTTCTCTCCCCCCTGGAACAGCAGCTCAGAATCGGACTCCaaccctccctctcgctccagTTCCAAGAAATGGCGCAACCGCAGCCGAAGGGGcagagctgggggcggggccggggtgGGAGTGGGCGGTGCTGGGGGCAGAGGGGAAGAGGCCACAGAACCCAAGCAGGGCGGCACGGAGCAGTTCCAGCACTCTGAGCCGGTCATCTCCAAGGTGACGGACTACATCTACGTGGGGAACGTCAACGCGGCCTACAGTGGCCGCACGCTGTGCCGGAACAACATCGACAGCGTGGTGGACATGAGCAGCCTTCCGGGGGAGAGCAGCCTCTGCCTGGTCCCCTGCACCTGCTCCCGCCGGGCGCGGCACACCTGGTCCCGCCTGAAGGTGGACCTCGGGGACCGAGACCCCGCCCTGGAGCGGTGCAGCTTCGAGGACATCAACGAGTGCATCACGGCGTCCGCCGAGAAGAGGCGGCGTGTCCTGGTGCACTGCCGCGACGGCTACTCCCTCGCCCCGACCTGCGTCATCCAGTACCTCATGGTCCGGCACAACATGAGGCTCGTCGCCGCCTACGAGCTGCTCAGGGCCCGGCACCCCGTCAACATCACCGAGAGCCACCAGAACCTGCTGATCGGGCTGGAGAAAGCCCTGTGGCCTGCTGCCAGCGTGGACCCAGAGAGCTGCAAACAGGCCATCTCCCGCAGAGTGGCCTGGACCTGA